The nucleotide sequence TTTGAGTATAGTACACAGATGAAAGTAAAAAGTCTGTCACAAACCTCCGATGTTGTTCTTCACCCACTTCAATGCTTCAACCTGATCAAGCATACCAACATTACCACGTGCTGCTGCGTCACCTGATTGgatgtaaatacaaaatgttgaattcTAGGAAACGGGAAACATACAGCACGTAGTTAGATAAGATTATCTGCTGAATGTCATTTTGTATAGAGGTAGATACATTAATGCCCAAAACTTAATATGAATTATAGATGTTACAGTTACAGCATTTATATTGTCATAGTTGTCATATTACAAAAATTCGTAAGCTAAATACTCCATGCTAggagaatacatacatacgtacgtacgtacatacatacatacatacatacatacatacatacatacatacatacatacatacatacatacatacatacatgcatgcatacatacatacatacatacatacatgattctaggacaactgccccccggacaattgcccccggacaattgccccccgaaggacaactaccccccggacaattgccccccccccccggacaactgcccccgaaggacaactgccccccggactactgcccccaAACGAAAAAAAGCTAGTATTACATATgaacgggtttgtcattcattaaaaagtcaccatcGGCAACTTACTCccgcaatttgcatacattatactcactatattaacatgttttactctattgttatctgtgataattgttaagTCATTCATAAAAGTCGGCATGATGATTTAATTTACCgccgtaattcacataattttctgGAACATTCCTCTCCTCATCTCGACGTCtttaagttacacaagtatttagtaggtgtttttgtttacgacttagggaccggtcagtttctccagcctgggggggggggtggattcttcaatcgggccgacaaaaagtcactgacgccccccccccctatctgtaaaacccaaaacagattgacccccctatcacttcattctaaaacatgatgacccccccccccccccatatatgatattcgcatgagtgacaggtattttttgatcgtgactcagtgtggactgcttgactgtctttcatctactttataagatcccgggttagcactatcataattataataattgactacacagggtaaatatatttgaaaaggagtttaatagcatcttgacagtgaaaggtagggggaaagcttgagaagggaatatgtacagctgtcatggggggtcctagggggtctccctctagaagcccaggaggtttttaactctgaaaagtcaattttgagactattcagacatttttagaaaatcatttccaagctttacaagacagcaccaacatgtaaaaagcaactacataaggttgaaatattttttgaaatatagtttgataggatcttgacagtaagaggtaggggggagatcttgagactgggatgtgtacacctcatgggggggggggcggggggggtcctagggggtcttcccctagaagccctggaggtttattccttgaaaagtcaattttgagactattcagaccctttcagacaataatttccaagccttacaagacaataccaacatgtaaaaaacaactacatagggttgaaatacttttgaaatatactttgatagtaTCTTGACAGTAGGAGGtcaagagcttgagactgggatatgtccacctcatgcggggggtctgagggggtctccctctaagccctgaaggatttttactcttatagccaatatttacgctatttagacccttcaagcaataacttaatccatgctttacaagacagcaagtatcagaaactattctttataacttacactaagggttgaaatatgttcttaaaaagttaaatggcatcattttatacatgtagtaaaggtcagcacatctaatggtagtatcattggtaggggagatttggagattaaggcaattttagactatttTGGCAAAcgtttcacatcttgaaaagacaatatcatctcaaattagaatagggtgaaaatatttaagaaaagtttaataccattatgacagtaaaaaggttgttggtgcatctgattgttggttgaatgcatgggtgacctctgggggtgagcaagtccttggggttttccccctggcagatatggagttttttgcttgagatactaaggcaatgtttaggttattcataatctttgaggtaatatttccaagcttcgaaaagctaacctaaatgtacgttttaaatgagtttcctatatcacataaaatagacatgtaacattagtataggggcattaatatatgtataataaagtcaccggtatgttagagaactttaggtggtcatacctagtgtataatagaaactggaatctgatgagatgtggtgatttgtagtgtcaataacatgacgagtagaacaatttagattaacctCATTTATAAAcgatctatgaaaattgccattacgaaaccttcaagtcacaagttcacttttgccccaaactgcaatataagtgaagcattgattgtgaaacagccaagtatttacatgacatgttctgtaactagtgtggtagctaggtaatacatgtatatgtatatgtatagttatgtttgaactaataagtaatcttaaagaattcatgtaagaaacagggacaagaacaaatattgacatgtaccacatttcagacaaggctatatgccattgtagaaaggatttttttcttccatcacaatttaaaacacaatgacccccccccccatccacaattttcaaaacagcatgacccccccccctactgccaatttcaaaaacagggtgacccccctaccaatccaccggaccccccccccggccgaagaaactgaccggtcccttaatacacaataatttaccacactctataaCCATTTATTGCACGCTGTtgaattatgaatacaatacgCGACAGAAGGTTCAGGGCAATTTATGTATTCCTCAAGTGAAGACATCagttgaacaacaacaacaacaacaacaacaacaacaacaacaacaacaacaacaacaatcaatcaattaattaatatcatatacaggtgCAACTACATGGaatgacatcaaatacaatatcaggaaGGAACCAACACgtagtccggggggcagttgtccttcgggggcagttgtccggggggcagttgtccttcaggggcaattgtccgggggggggggcagttgtcctgttaccattTACCATAACCCGACCAATCCTAGCTTAAGCAGTCGACCctaatttcttttaaacatTAAAAACGATACGATAAGAAATTCCCCGTCTTCTCGGTCTTCATGTACGTCTACTTTCTTTCTTCAGTGCTGTCTGcacatatttcatcatttagtattacacagaaggggtattcagACCTATATTTCGTTTGGTTTTTCAAAACTAAAACtgaaaacaattgaaaagataaaaatgacataaaatccTGATCTACCTActctattttctgaggccatttTTTCAGAAACTTGATAATCCCAAGGATGGattggcatgtggataaacGTTTTCGtaaaaaaatagtgtcaatggcGTTGTACAACAATTGtacacttttgaaaaaaatgtttattcacatgCTGATCTATGTTATTATGTATAGGTGTTCATATTTGCCCAGTGTTTATCAAGTTGCCTATCCAGTCCTCTTGTTACCGTTATCATATACACCATCAgtttgttgttgctatgggcatggtcttgttgcttgacATAATTGGATTCACATTTTGGacgtttatccacttgcctaaccatcgatgttgttatctatgcaatatacatatcatattcTGTTGGTATGGGAGCagtattgttgctaggcatctttgcatatatatatttaatgtttattcacttgtctatgaatccctgttcttatctttgcgatatacaccATTGTTTGGATGTTGCTacgggcgtggtcttgttgctaggcatatttacatacatttgtgtatgctTCTCAattccattgttatctttgaaatatactcaatcatttggctgttatgGGCGCATGGTCGGGCTGCAAGGGTTGTGTGcatacttttttgaatgtttattgttTTGTCTACCAGATGTTAATGTCATTTTAAGCAAAATATTCTGgaatttggttgttgttatgggTTTGGTGATGGTTGCTATGGCCAACtctgtcaaaatgttttgaggAAAATCTggagaataacacttctagaaatatATCTCCACAAAACCAATCAACCAAGCACTTTATGATATAAGGATTTGATCATCACACGCTCCtttatctacacatccccaaaTGCATCCTCGTTAATGTCGACCCTATCTGTccggtagttttggaattataggtttttggtCAAAGAGTCACATTTTTAGACCAAATTCGCATATCACAGCGACCCCTCACAGAATCACCATgccatgaacaattcttaatctaaacatccCTACGAAAgttcccactaaatttcagtAGTCTATGACTgcaaggtttttgaccaaatataatattttgtcacccaaaatgcacatctctgatgtgatcatttccATTACTTTAAGTCGTTCACACACATACgcatgacacagacagacagacagacagacagacagacagacagacagacagacagacagacagacagacagacagacagacacatgcacttacctacacacataaacacatatttTAAATTGGTGACGGCTACAGTTCTACTGGACTACTTCTCGGTGTCCAGTTGTGCTAACTATCAAGAACATTACCATTTAATAATTGTCCTGAAACACCATTGGTGCACTTTACACACCTGTAGTTAAATATCCGAGTGGACCAAGTCGGTAGTTGATAGACACCACTAAGACGTCATTGATAGCAGCCAATGGGGTTGCATCATATGCCATTGGTGACCCTGACCCCATGTTGAAGCCACCGCCATGTATCCATACCATAACTGCATACTTCTTCAGCTGTAGGTAATCAGTGAATTAGTATTGTCAGTAAGTCTAATACGAGAATTACAGTAAGGTTTAGTCTACTTGAATTGACCAGTacatatgataatataataaatatattaaactCTTGCATTGTAGGATCGGAGTTAATAAACATGAAGATGCTCGACACTTAAGGTATGTAGTGCCATGATATGGTACTTACCCCATGTTGAGGTACAAACACATTCAGATAAAGACAGTCTTCGCTGAAATCTTCTGGTGTTGGAAATATTGGCATCGGCATTTGCATACAGGCATCTCTGACGCGTGTTGCATCGTAAAGTCCGTCCCATGGTGATACAGGTACTGGAGGTTGAAATCTTAGGTCACCTATAGGTGGTTCAGCGAACGGTATCCCCTTGTAGACATTGACGGTGTGTTGTGTATCACCGTGTGTGAACTGCACAGATATACCGACTAGTTTACCAGTGCTGATTTCGACAGATGGGTCGTCAGCATTGGTAGTTATTGCCAACAATAGTAGGAATGCACCGAGGCCAATATATATACTCGAACCCATGTTTCTGGTACACGGTGCAATGTCCACCTTCGATATTGTTGTTCATAAGTATTTCATCTTACATTATAACGCATGCGTGTTGAAATAGCGTAAGGTAAATGTACTTTATATGTAGAGCATTAGAGTTTGAACGAGGTACAGTTCAATAGGGGGGCAGTATTGCGTTTTCCACAACCGAGGCGTCATGCCCTAACCAGAAACAAAGGTCATGGTAAGGGAACAACACGACACTTCATTGTACGCACGTGGCGTGTTTAAAATGATCTAACAAGTCAACGAGATACATATTAGAAAACTCACAACAAAAATGCATAGAAAAGAcgatatttcatattatttggaTACAACAAATCAAAACTTTATGCCCCAaacactttcaaatttgaaacgACATTCTTCTATCATTTACAAATGTCACTCTATGCCCGTTACTAGTACTCTGATAAGGTTAAAAAACGACAGTTGAAGTACATTCGTCGTATTCGtatacatatgaacatacatgtatatgatcactctgtaaaataaaatagacGGACTATTTCTACAGGGCTTTGTCACAATCAGTGTTTGCGCTTGggagaaaaaaaagtaaagtttCGTAACAAGTGAAAAGTAACCCCCACAGGTAGTTCAGAAATCAAGTTGATAAATAGGTCTTATACGTTCTACTCGCCAATGAATGTGAAGATAGCAAGGGACAGGTCAGTTTCTCCGGCATGGGGTCGGGGGTCGGTGGACTTTGccatcgggccgacaaaaagtcactgacccccttATCTGTAAAACAGAAAACAGGCTGATCCCTCATCacttaatttaaaaatataatgacccccccccccccccatatatcatattcatatgACAGGTATcgtttgatcgtgactcagtgtgaaCTGCTTGACTCTCTTGCAAATACTCTATAAGATTCCGGGATAGCACTACCAATTTTGAGACTAtgcagacactttcagacaataatttccaagctttgcaagacaacaccaacatgtaaaaagcaactacatataggattgaaatatttttaaaattaagtttaatagcatcttgactaTGAtgtaggggaagagcttgagactaaGATATATCCACCTCTTGTTGGGACAGTGTTTAGgttattcagaccctttcaggcaataaactccaagctttacaagacagcgccatcaagtatcagaagcTGTGCTTTCTAacttacacagggttgaaatgacatcattataacatgtagtaaaggtcagcacatctaatggtagatCATTGGTAGAGGAGATTTGGactttagactatcttggcaaacatttcacatttttaaaagacaatatcatcccaaattagaatagggtgaaaatatttaagaaaagtttaataccatgaCAGTAATAAGGTTGGtacatctgattgttggttgaatttGGTTGAATGCCTGAGTGACCTGTGGGGATGAGTGAGTCCTAGGAGTTTTCTCTCTAGCAGATcttgaagttttttttctattaaggcaatttgTAGGCTATTCATAGCTTTAGAGGTAATATTTATAAGCTCAGAAAACCTAaaagtaaatgtaagttttaaatgagtttcccatgtcacatgaAAATGGGCCTTTAACATTGGTAatggggcattaatattgcatgtatagtaaaatcaccggtatgttagagaactttaggtggtcatacctagtgtataatagaataTGGAATCTGaggagatgtggtgatttgtagtgtcaataacatgtagggGCCAAAATacaaagtgtattaatcccttctgacaagttcatactgacgagtagcaCAATTTAGATttacttcttttataaactatatatgaagattaccattacgaaatcTCCAAGTTCACCTTTGTCCCAAAATGCAATGTAAGTggagcattgattgtgaaacagccaagcatttacatgacatgttctgtaactagtgtggtcgCTAGTTAATGctattgctatggtaaccatGACACATTTCTGAAGATGCAATTGGCGTCGTTACTCACAAAACAACCATGGATACTTGGGGTTTGGAACTGGTAGCAGCAGTGGAATGCCAACATAATGCAAAGTGAAAGGAAAATGTAAGACGAAATAGTGAGCCCAGTCACGAGTCCGCCGGCCCTCCCTCcttttaattactgaaggctccctcaCACTGGGGATGGGATGTAACATTAACCATCTTGAAATACAATCTGATTATTAAAAATGTGATGAAGTGTGTATGGATCGATTTCTTTGTTTACGTCAATTTATTTCCGTCGTGTATTGTCactgttttctattttcttgATCCGGTCAGTGAGCGCTCATCACATACACACCTCCCAATGCCTACAGAACTACCGATCCTAATAAGGCAGTGCTAAAACTAGCAGTGCACGAAATATtatataccagatttaaactgaatgccttccgtcaGGATTTATGCAAGacatttagctctatatctgtgattcgtcaagtcccaatgaaagttagttgtcaaaaatgttgttcaaatgcccgccacgcctcctattctcagcacaggaaagcttgccatcctcgacttcacttggctttcgtgatcccctacatacccgggatatggcatgtgggtgttgaacttccttctatcccaccacgagtttacacattctcaagattttgttgagtggcgcgccctcactgtacactaattatataaaggccaatgtataggtcaccattattgatacattgtcgcgaaattttcttcgtaggctagacgaggcttggtctatttcccatattttgaccacgcacatttgggtataaattatagattattacacttgataaatatgtgagagtgtatttatatcctgagatacagggctagataaatgattatgtacaagccttgcaacaaacagcggtagtttgttatagagagaaatcggaaaagaacacggtaaaaaggagatgGTTTGAAGTCattataatacttcctaaacttctaatcgaaaatctaaaaagacacgatttctctttattcatctgcgcatcagtgtgtgaaatttgaaaatgataagtccatatttgacgaaattgaaacgatgataaatatttcaccagtcctgtttgtgaactccgcgctcattgtaaacctcttttaaggccaagaaaaaaaaatgttttctggtgagtttgaatcaccctgcctcggtcttcttttttctcgggtttgtgcagccaatgcagagtgcagatccaagggaaacacaaaataaggcatgaaacccctgaaaatagagtctttctcagtagtgtagagcacgagtataaagttgacGTCAGATTCAGAtacggatctgaggccatctgacgctcaatataacgttcataagataatgctatctgaatctgaatctgacgccaactttatactcgttcgattgattaattactcaaattggtcattaatatttatcggattattatcaaaacctaatcagttctggccgttaccctacggaacatgtctatgagATTTCGTTTGATTTGATGCAGTCGTTTTTTCGGAAATCGtgatacacacacgcacagacacacacttcatcggtatattataacattccttacggaaggtaaaaatggaaATAAACCATTCACAAAGTTTACAAGCGACACACAATAATAACGTCTCATGGTAGACTACAATGAAACTTAAAATGTTCATCAATTCGATTATTTGACAATTGCAAttatattaaaaattaaataatatgTTTCAACATGGCTAGAGGGACAAGTATATACAACTCGTGCTACTTTTTTTCTTCACTGTTTTCGCTACCTGTAAGGTACTACTTCAAACGTAATTGATATGTGGTACAAAACTAGAGAATAGTATTTCATTGGATGTTAAATTTTGGAAATCATTTGAGAGAAACGGAAATCCGAGAATGGTACGATTGAATGCAACGAATGAATCTATTCAGGGAAATGTTATTCGAAAGTCTTGgagtgcatgtgcatgtgtgtgtgtgtgtgtgtgtgtgtgtgtgtgtgtgtgtgtgtgtgtgtgtgtgtgtgtcggacTTGGACTTGGCAAATCGATCAGGTTGTCTTCATTAACATATTCGTAATTCATAATTCATCTTTCGTTGGTGAAGGTTGCTGTTCTTCGCTTGACATCTCTTGTGTACTACAGTCTTTCGATTCATCTGCAAGACATGAACAGGAAATGTgtcaggtgtgtgtgtgtgtgtgtgtgtgtgtgtgtgtgtgtgtgtctgggtgtgtgtgtgtgtctgtctgtctgtatgtgtatatataagtgtgtgtgtagGCAGGTAGGATGGTAGGAAGGTATGTATGTAGcaaggtatgtgtgtatgtatgtatgtatgtatgtatgtatgtatgtatgtatgtatgtatgtatgtatgtataattgcAAAAATGTCGTGTTCATGCTAAGTGTCTTGCAAAACTTTGTGTTTGAAACATCTTAGCTCAGGGTCCTTGTCCATATTGATTGTGAATATATTAAAGGGCTACGTTTCAATCCGGGTCGTCGTACTAAGTAGCgttatcatatcagtggagccataaggattacataggactTTTTTCTGTTCTGGTCCTGGACTATTTTTGTATAGCTGCATAACAACCGTCACATCTAGATTTCAATCATATCCCGAAATGGACCTTTAACAACGCGGTCACTGTGGAATACCATGTAACGAGGTTGTGGTTAGAACACGTACAGAAAAATCCATTCTGGAACTTACCACTTTGCTCCATTAGAGTACGAGCTAAATGATTCCAGAATGCACATTCTTTTGCTTTCAAGGCTCTCTTAGTTGGCATGGATGGAGATAGTTCCTTGTATTGCAGCTCAGGAACAGTGAATTTGGGCCAGTCGACATCCATCACAGCGCCATCATCGTTGAGGTTTGGGTTACTATTAGAGAAATGCAAATTCTATATATTTAtactttttagaaaatgaaaaaggCCAAATATTGAACAATCAAACGGTTTTCGAATTTTACATTTACTACGTTCTTTAGGCACTGGTGGACTACTCATTTTCACTAatgttatttgaaaataaagttatttctaAACGCATTCGCAACAATAAAGCTTGGTTCGATAAAATTTACACTTGGTCCTCTCATACTGTGCGAAATTTATGTATACACCCATAGCGCTTTGCCCGTGCACTTTGTCTGTCAAGGGGCAAGCTTCGGCCACACGCACAGATACCGATTCGAACTCTTAATAGGTGCTCAAGGGGTACGATTGTAGTGTTACGCCTTCATAACCTTCCATTTCGTCTCTGTAGTGCAGTTATTCTAGAGGACGAGGTATATCAGGTGATTGGCCAACGTACCTGTTGAGAAATTCTGTAGGCCAACCCACAATTACAATAGGAGGGGTTTTCAGCGCACATTAAGATGGTTGGCTAGAGAACATAAAAGGTCTTGACAAACGGACACAAGTTTTGCTATCGCACATAGGTTGACCAATATTGTAAATTGAGAAGGTGGCCGGCATGTTACGACAGTTGGCCAGAGCCTTTAAGAGGGCTAGCCAATACCATTAAAGGAGGTTGACCAACGCACACTAAGAACGCTCGCCAACGAGTATGAAGAAGGTTGGACAGCGCACTTTAAGAAAGTTGACCAACTTTAATATAAAGAAGGTTACAAATGCACATTGACGAGGTTAGCCAGCCCACATGGAGAGGTTGACCAAAGTACCTTAAGAGTGAAGGTTGGTCAACGAACATCATGTACATTTAGGAATTATATCAAATAATTAATATCCAGCAATCACAATCCATCAAGAACATACATAGCCATTGGCTTTTCTCCGTTGAGTGACCTTCCCTTGTCATGGTAAGAGTTCTATCTCATTTTACATACTTACCCCGTTTTAGCAAAATTTGTGAAGTATTTCATGATCTGCATCGACATTCTATCTTCCTCATCGGTCATACTATACCTCCAGGCATCGTCAGGATACATCTCGGAAATAAGATGCAAGCCGAACACGAAGGGGATGTCCTCTCCGTGAGCCGACTTCGTCCATGTTTTGTTGTAAATGGACGTAGACGAATGATGGTCCATATGGTAAAGATACACGTCAACACCAGCGTTATAAAGATCACGTACACATTTATCAGACGGGCATACAAACAAATGATCCCCAACCATCTGACTGAGGGTGTCCAAGTAATTAGTTTCGGCATGGTCGGCGTTTTCCCAGTCTGTATACAAGTACTTTGCTGCTTGTTTAACGACGTCATACCGGTTGTAAGGCGACAACACAAAAAAGGGATACATCATATCAAAAACGGTCTTGTTTAGGAACAGTTCATTGTCGTTATCTGAGTCGGGATAAATCATCAAAATCCACATCATTCCTTCGTCAGCCATTGTTCCGACAATAGTATCAACTTTATTAAATGAGCCGGACGATATTATATCCATCGGAGGCGTCGGTAAAAAATAGTTGTCGACAAACGGCGAGAATGGAACGCGCAAATCAGGTCTTCCGGTTTCATTTTCTAGAATACCCTGATATGACAAGCAGAGAAACCAAGAAAACTTCAATTCAGTT is from Glandiceps talaboti chromosome 1, keGlaTala1.1, whole genome shotgun sequence and encodes:
- the LOC144435274 gene encoding acetylcholinesterase-like; the protein is MTSTMRYFYSVVFVLHITCKTNADVPTVEISAGKLVGSTAQFTHEDTLHTVNVYRGIPYAEPPIGDLRFRPPVPKSPWSGEYDATFSRSVCLQNENFFVPVNEEKNEDCLYLNVFVPQHQRKKYSVMVWIHGGGFIYGSGSAIYYDATALSAISDVIVVTLNYRLGAIGFFTTGDSAATGNYGMLDQVEALKWVKNNIEAFGGDTESITIFGESAGSLSVHLHIVSPLSSGLFHRAILQSGAFSYSFGYTDDNDTMNMVANAFGRLTGCKNNTSEELMNCLRQVPGEDFINIQDPATGILENETGRPDLRVPFSPFVDNYFLPTPPMDIISSGSFNKVDTIVGTMADEGMMWILMIYPDSDNDNELFLNKTVFDMMYPFFVLSPYNRYDVVKQAAKYLYTDWENADHAETNYLDTLSQMVGDHLFVCPSDKCVRDLYNAGVDVYLYHMDHHSSTSIYNKTWTKSAHGEDIPFVFGLHLISEMYPDDAWRYSMTDEEDRMSMQIMKYFTNFAKTGNPNLNDDGAVMDVDWPKFTVPELQYKELSPSMPTKRALKAKECAFWNHLARTLMEQSDESKDCSTQEMSSEEQQPSPTKDEL